From one Brachypodium distachyon strain Bd21 chromosome 4, Brachypodium_distachyon_v3.0, whole genome shotgun sequence genomic stretch:
- the LOC100823601 gene encoding uncharacterized protein LOC100823601, which translates to MKNRKGRRSRNKETRNEAAAGNGDRISKLPDDILLNILERMDTLDALRICILSKRMLKLPTMLSQIAVNIGNLAARVDTCAFGIREVVRINGAVVDVLENILSTRRPEITIRKLHARFVLRHYDCLSIGKSFARAMATQKVEKAEIEIMAEKSNKDCASADLIRFAKLFNTFLGACPDAFAGLTRLWLQNMRFGEEDIPNMLSTCKRLESLRFSFCDTGICSRLKLQHDQLVELEIDYGHFEIIDLSCLPKLQRVSYNNWFPYEDHPLSFGFVPRLSKISLYKTGVCSDRALVLSRLLATFLSLSELHLDFRSEKIWVLPECPKLLVPLLGKLRLVNLDNLPEGCDIAWTMFILEAAPSLKELCITVWDHCMEIDKERRKARGLCDKANVEWKPSASDFKHKNLAKLTIYGFLPDDNFMRYIRRVLEAAVNIKEISLHNKKVCEDCSGLDPKINVCSARYPQSDEERKHVMKELGMSWQDVIHFQS; encoded by the exons ATGAAGAACAGGAAAGGTCGCCGCAGCCGCAAT AAAGAAACTCGCAACGAAGCAGCTGCTGGCAATGGAGACAGGATTAGCAAGCTGCCCGATGACATTCTGCTCAACATCCTGGAGAGGATGGACACACTCGATGCCCTCAGAATCTGCATTCTCTCCAAGCGAATGCTCAAGCTCCCCACCATGCTCTCACAGATTGCCGTAAACATTGGTAACCTGGCTGCTCGCGTTGATACCTGTGCTTTCGGCATCCGCGAGGTAGTCCGAATCAACGGAGCTGTGGTTGATGTACTGGAGAACATCTTGAGCACGAGGAGACCAGAGATCACCATCCGCAAACTCCATGCCAGATTCGTCTTGAGGCATTACGACTGTCTCTCGATTGGCAAATCTTTTGCCCGCGCCATGGCAACCCAGAAGGTCGAGAAAGCTGAGATCGAGATCATGGCAGAGAAGAGTAACAAGGACTGTGCTTCTGCTGATCTCATCCGCTTTGCCAAGCTGTTCAATACATTTCTTGGTGCTTGTCCGGATGCATTTGCTGGCCTCACGCGCCTATGGCTGCAAAATATGAGGTTTGGTGAAGAGGACATCCCCAACATGCTCAGCACATGCAAGCGGTTGGAGTCTTTGCGTTTCTCCTTCTGCGACACAGGAATCTGTTCCAGGCTGAAATTGCAACACGATCAACTTGTTGAGCTCGAGATCGACTATGGGCACTTTGAGATCATTGATCTCAGCTGTCTACCAAAACTCCAACGAGTGAGCTATAATAACTGGTTTCCATACGAAGATCATCCTCTCTCTTTTGGTTTTGTTCCGCGGCTTTCAAAGATAAGCCTTTATAAAACAGGTGTCTGTTCAGACAGGGCTCTTGTGTTGAGTCGGCTCCTTGCTACTTTCCTCTCCCTAAGCGAATTGCATCTGGATTTCCGAAGCGAAAAG ATTTGGGTTCTACCAGAATGCCCAAAACTGCTCGTGCCCTTGCTCGGTAAACTACGGCTTGTGAATCTGGACAATCTTCCTGAAGGATGTGATATAGCTTGGACAATGTTCATTCTTGAAGCTGCACCCTCCCTAAAGGAGCTATGCATCACGGTATGGGATCACTGCATGGAGATAGATAAGGAGCGTCGGAAGGCTCGTGGCCTCTGTGACAAAGCAAATGTGGAGTGGAAACCGTCTGCTTCTGATTTCAAGCATAAGAATCTTGCTAAGCTCACTATTTATGGCTTCCTGCCCGACGATAACTTCATGCGATACATCAGGCGTGTCCTAGAAGCTGCAGTGAACATAAAGGAGATATCTCTGCACAACAAGAAGGTGTGCGAAGACTGTAGTGGCTTGGATCCCAAGATCAACGTTTGTTCAGCAAGATATCCACAGAGCGATGAGGAGAGAAAGCATGTTATGAAGGAATTGGGAATGTCATGGCAAGATGTGATTCACTTCCAGTCCTAA